One segment of Peromyscus leucopus breed LL Stock chromosome 5, UCI_PerLeu_2.1, whole genome shotgun sequence DNA contains the following:
- the LOC114701002 gene encoding AFG3-like protein 1, whose protein sequence is MLLRLVGAAGSRALPWRFSNLWRCGGCAGSGVAAWSSVRVGGIARQCHQGICLQQQALQGRLTSFPPRLCSKPPKGFEKYFKNKKNGRSTDPGNSVTPKKEPKNAGPGGDGGKRGGKQDDFAWWRRMQKGEFPWDDKDFRSLAVLGAGVATGFLYFYFRNPGKEITWKHFVQYYLARGLVERLEVVNKQFVRVIPVPGTTSEKFVWFNIGSVDTFERNLESAQWELGIEPTNQAAVVYTTESDGSLLRSLVPTLVLVSILLYTMKRGPMGTGRGGRGGGLFSVGETTAKILKNNIDVRFADVAGCEEAKLEIMEFVNFLKNPKQYQDLGAKIPKGAMLTGPPGTGKTLLAKATAGEANVPFITVNGSEFLEMFVGVGPARVRDMFAMARKNAPCILFIDEIDAIGRKRGRGHLGGQSEQENTLNQMLVEMDGFNSATNVVVLAGTNRPDILDPALTRPGRFDRQIYIGPPDIKGRSSIFKVHLRPLKLDQRLTKDALSRKLAALTPGFTGADISNVCNEAALIAARHLSSSVQERHFEQAIERVIGGLEKKTQVLQPSEKTTVAYHEAGHAVVGWFLEHADPLLKVSIIPRGKGLGYAQYLPREQYLYTREQLFDRMCMMLGGRVAEQLFFGQITTGAQDDLRKVTQSAYAQIVQFGMSEKLGQVSFDLPRQGETMVEKPYSEATAQLIDEEVRCLIRSAYARTLELLTQCREQVEKVSRRLLEKEVLEKADMIELLGPRPFAEKSTYEEFVEGTGSLEEDTDLPEGLKDWNQGREEGGTERCLQESPA, encoded by the exons ATGTTACTCCGGCTGGTGGGGGCGGCGGGCAGTCGGGCCCTGCCCTGGCGTTTTTCCAACTTGTGGCGATGTGGCGGCTGCGCAGGAAGCGGCGTGGCGGCCTGGAGCAGCGTGAGGGTCGGTGGCATCGCTCGGCAG TGTCATCAGGGGATATGCTTGCAGCAGCAGGCTCTGCAGGGAAGACTGACTTCGTTTCCCCCACGACTGTGTTCAAAACCCCCCAAAG ggtttgagaaatattttaagaataagaaGAATGGAAGAAGTACAGACCCAGGAAATTCAGTAACtccaaaaaaag AACCAAAGAACGCTGggcctggaggagatggaggcaagagagGAGGGAAGCAAGATGACTTTGCCTGGTGGAGACGGATGCAGAAG gGAGAGTTTCCTTGGGATGACAAGGATTTCCGGAGTCTGGCTGTTTTGGGGGCAGGCGTGGCTACaggatttttatatttctatttccgAAATCCTGGAAAAGAGATCACCTGGAAACACTTTGTACAGTATTACCTAGCCAGAGGTCTG gTGGAGCGGCTGGAGGTTGTGAACAAGCAGTTTGTTCGAGTTATTCCTGTTCCTGGGACGACATCCGAG AAGTTCGTGTGGTTTAACATTGGTAGTGTTGATACCTTTGAGCGGAACCTCGAGTCTGCTCAGTGGGAGCTGGGGATTGAGCCGACCAACCAGGCTGCAGTAGTCTATACTACTGAGAGTGAtgg CTCTCTTCTCCGAAGCCTGGTACCCACCCTGGTCCTGGTTAGCATCCTCCTCTATACCATGAAGAGGGGGCCAATGGGGACTGGTCGTGGTGGCCGAGGAGGAGGCCTCTTCAGTGTTGGTGAGACAACAGCCAAGATCTTAAAAAACAACATTGATGTGCGATTCGCAGATGTGGCTGGCTGTGAAGAGGCCAAATTGGAAATTATGGAGTTTGTGAATTTCCTGAAGAACCCAAAGCAGTATCAGGACTTAGGAGCCAAAATTCCAAAG GGAGCAATGCTCACTGGCCCACCTGGAACTGGCAAAACACTTCTTGCAAAAGCAACTGCTGGAGAGGCCAATGTGCCCTTCATCACTGTGAATGGGTCGGAGTTCCTGGAAATGTTTGTTGGTGTTGGGCCGGCACGG GTTCGTGACATGTTTGCGATGGCCCGAAAAAATGCTCcttgtattttattcattgatGAGATTGATGCAATTGGCAGGAAGCGAGGCCGTGGTCACCTGGGAGGCCAGAGTGAGCAGGAGAACACTTTAAACCAGATGCTTGTGGAGATGGATG GGTTCAACTCTGCCACTAATGTGGTAGTGCTAGCTGGAACCAATCGCCCTGATATCCTTGACCCAGCCCTAACACGGCCTGGCCGGTTTGACCGCCAGATCTACATTG gtCCCCCTGATATCAAAGGCAGGTCCTCTATTTTCAAGGTCCACTTGCGTCCACTCAAGCTAGACCAACGCCTCACCAAAGATGCTCTTTCGAGGAAGCTAGCGGCTCTCACTCCAGGCTTCACTG GTGCTGATATTTCTAATGTGTGCAATGAAGCAGCACTGATTGCTGCCCGCCATCTTAGCTCTTCTGTCCAGGAGCGGCACTTTGAGCAAGCCATCGAGAGGGTCATTGGAG GCCTTGAGAAGAAGACGCAGGTCCTACAACCCAGTGAAAAGACAACTGTAGCCTACCATGAGGCTGGGCATGCAGTGGTGGGCTGGTTCTTGGAACATGCAGATCCTCTGCTGAAG GTGTCCATCATCCCTCGGGGCAAGGGGCTTGGCTACGCCCAGTACCTTCCCCGTGAGCAGTACCTCTACACACGGGAGCAGCTCTTCGACCGCATGTGCATGATGCTGGGGGGGAGGGTGGCTGAGCAGCTCTTCTTTGGTCAGATCACCACAGGGGCTCAGGATGATCTGAGGAAGGTCACCCAGAGTGCCTATGCCCAG ATTGTGCAGTTTGGAATGAGTGAGAAGCTAGGCCAGGTATCCTTTGACCTCCCCAGACAAGGAGAAACCATGGTGGAAAAGCCATACAGTGAAGCGACTGCCCAGCTCATTGATGAGGAAGTCCGGTGCCTTATCAGGTCTGCCTATGCTCGGACCCTGGAGCTGCTCACGCAGTGCCGGGAGCAGGTAGAGAAG GTGAGCAGGCGGCTTCTGGAGAAAGAAGTGCTGGAGAAGGCCGACATGATAGAGCTCCTGGGCCCTCGGCCCTTTGCAGAGAAGTCCACCTATGAGGAATTTGTAGAGGGCACCGGCAGCCTAGAGGAGGACACAGACCTCCCTGAGGGGCTGAAAGACTGGAATCAGGGACGGGAGGAAGGAGGCACTGAACGGTGCTTACAGGAGAGCCCTGCATAG